Proteins co-encoded in one Arachis hypogaea cultivar Tifrunner chromosome 13, arahy.Tifrunner.gnm2.J5K5, whole genome shotgun sequence genomic window:
- the LOC112738360 gene encoding photosystem I chlorophyll a/b-binding protein 6, chloroplastic, producing the protein MVMALSISSTALSSLPSREIRQKVVHHERTTTLFPRTILTNATKGVSSVCEPLPPDRPLWFPGSSPPQWLDGSLPGDFGFDPLGLGSDPELLKWFAQAELMHARWAMLGVSGILIPDLLQKMGFLHNFSWYDAATREYFADPTTLFIVQMALMGWVEGRRWADMLNPGSVDIDLKLPHITKPKPDVGYPGGFWFDPMMWGRGSPEPVMVLRTKEIKNGRLAMLAFVGFWFQAIYTGEGPIDNLMAHIADPGHCNIFSAFTSH; encoded by the exons ATGGTCATGGCCCTATCCATTTCCTCCACTGCATTATCAAGTCTTCCAAGCAG AGAGATACGGCAAAAGGTTGTTCATCATGAAAGAACAACGACGTTGTTTCCAAGAACAATTCTAACAAATGCAACAAAAGGAGTGTCAAGTGTGTGTGAACCACTTCCTCCAGATAGACCATTGTGGTTTCCTGGTAGTTCCCCTCCTCAGTGGCTTGATGGCag TCTTCCTGGTGATTTTGGTTTTGACCCACTTGGATTAG GGTCGGATCCAGAGTTGTTGAAATGGTTTGCACAGGCAGAGCTAATGCACGCAAGATGGGCAATGCTTGGTGTATCAGGAATCCTGATCCCAGACCTTCTTCAAAAAATGGGCTTCCTTCACAACTTCTCTTGGTACGACGCCGCAACAAGGGAATATTTTGCGGACCCAACAACCCTCTTCATTGTCCAGATGGCCTTGATGGGCTGGGTTGAGGGTAGGAGATGGGCCGACATGCTCAACCCAGGCTCCGTTGACATTGACCTCAAGCTGCCACACATAACAAAGCCCAAGCCCGATGTTGGGTACCCCGGTGGGTTTTGGTTTGACCCAATGATGTGGGGGAGAGGCTCCCCTGAGCCCGTTATGGTCCTCAGGACTAAGGAGATCAAGAATGGTAGGCTTGCCATGCTTGCATTTGTTGGGTTTTGGTTCCAGGCTATTTATACCGGGGAAGGCCCTATTGATAACTTGATGGCTCATATCGCTGACCCCGGTCACTGCAACATTTTCTCG